One window of Methylococcus sp. EFPC2 genomic DNA carries:
- a CDS encoding DUF3313 domain-containing protein, whose translation MNKQRISQPWLANKFIGFVLLGLLLLSGCTTVQKAPVKQVELNCGLIGKYCGMLTTGTDEQMALRYVNPAAKWSQYHKVLIAPVTFWGGEEAKIPQSDQQTLVNYFQQTLREQVGKKLQVVDQPGPGVLTLTVALTDAESATPVLRSISMIVPQAHMLSNLKYLATGTFPFVGGAQVEGKITDSVSGQVLAAGVDKRLGGGSFTTGFQWQWGDVENAMNFWSEQVANKLSAWTSGTERP comes from the coding sequence ATGAACAAACAGCGTATCAGCCAACCATGGCTTGCAAACAAATTCATCGGTTTCGTTTTGCTAGGGCTGCTGCTCCTGAGTGGATGCACGACGGTCCAGAAAGCCCCGGTCAAGCAGGTGGAGCTCAATTGCGGGCTGATCGGCAAATATTGCGGGATGCTCACGACGGGCACTGACGAGCAGATGGCTCTGCGCTACGTCAACCCGGCGGCCAAGTGGAGCCAGTACCACAAGGTGCTCATCGCTCCGGTGACCTTTTGGGGAGGCGAAGAGGCCAAGATTCCCCAGTCGGACCAGCAGACGCTGGTGAACTACTTCCAGCAAACCCTGCGGGAACAGGTCGGCAAGAAGCTCCAGGTCGTCGATCAGCCGGGACCCGGGGTCTTGACGCTGACGGTGGCCCTCACCGACGCGGAATCGGCCACGCCGGTCCTGCGCAGTATTTCGATGATCGTTCCCCAGGCGCACATGCTCAGCAATCTCAAGTATCTGGCCACCGGCACCTTCCCCTTCGTCGGCGGCGCGCAGGTTGAGGGGAAGATAACCGATTCCGTGAGCGGCCAGGTGCTCGCCGCGGGTGTGGATAAGCGCCTGGGCGGAGGAAGTTTCACCACCGGTTTCCAGTGGCAGTGGGGCGATGTGGAGAACGCCATGAATTTTTGGAGTGAACAAGTGGCAAACAAGCTCTCTGCCTGGACTTCCGGGACGGAGAGACCGTGA
- the pta gene encoding phosphate acetyltransferase, translating to MAKGLYIAGTEPRSGKSVVVFGIVDMLAGKMGRIGFFRPIIGDDKQPDNIARLVSQRYNLAIPAERMYGCTYETARALLAQDREEDLLKRIMEKYKALEKECDIIVCAGSDFTGPVTPLEFDFNARVANNLGCSVLPVVNGLGRDLPKLVDAGLAIIDSLRERGCDLLSLWVNRVSPEILEVLSVELKRQLPVDIPVYVLPELPVLSLPTVDEITQALGAIRLSGDDDSYTREARSFKVAAMELPHYLDHIEEGSLIIVPGDRSDIILGSLLADASNSYPHIAGIILTGGLRPAPQVERLIGGLRASPVPVILVPTDTYTTALQVSALQGVLSPSNPRKIAAALGVVEAHVNAVEIRSRLSVGRPAKVTPLVFEYEIIQRARSERRHIVLPEGDEERILRAAEILRMRDVVDITLLGNAVEINEKAAKLGITLPGVKVIDPLASERRQEYADAYYELRKHKGISSQMAVDLMADVSYFGTMMVQFGEADGMVSGSAHTTQHTIRPALEIIKTRPDCSIVSSVFFICLADRVLVFGDCAVNPDPDPEQLADIAVSSADTAALFGIQPLVAMLSYSTGESGKGVEVDKVREATRIARTRRPDLKIDGPIQYDAAVDAGVAKTKLPGSEVAGQATVFIFPDLNTGNNTYKAVQRAANAVAVGPVLQGLNKPVNDLSRGCSVTDIVSTVAITAIQAQSLSVP from the coding sequence ATGGCCAAAGGCCTCTACATAGCCGGTACGGAGCCGCGCAGCGGCAAGTCTGTGGTGGTCTTTGGCATCGTCGATATGCTCGCGGGAAAAATGGGCAGGATCGGCTTTTTTCGTCCCATCATCGGCGACGACAAGCAGCCCGATAACATCGCCCGACTCGTCAGCCAGCGATACAACCTGGCCATTCCCGCTGAGCGCATGTACGGCTGCACCTATGAGACCGCGCGTGCATTGCTGGCGCAGGACCGCGAGGAGGACTTGCTCAAGCGCATCATGGAGAAATACAAGGCCCTGGAAAAAGAGTGCGACATCATCGTCTGCGCCGGCTCCGACTTTACCGGACCGGTCACGCCGCTCGAATTCGACTTCAATGCCAGGGTGGCAAACAATCTCGGCTGCAGCGTACTGCCCGTCGTCAACGGCCTGGGTCGGGACCTGCCCAAACTCGTCGATGCCGGCCTGGCCATCATCGATTCGTTGCGGGAACGAGGCTGTGATCTGCTCTCCCTGTGGGTCAACCGGGTGTCGCCCGAAATTCTGGAGGTCTTATCGGTGGAGCTGAAGCGTCAGCTGCCCGTGGACATTCCCGTTTATGTGTTGCCCGAACTGCCGGTGCTCAGTCTGCCCACGGTGGATGAGATTACCCAGGCCCTCGGCGCCATACGGTTGAGCGGAGACGATGACAGTTACACCCGCGAGGCCAGGAGCTTCAAGGTCGCCGCCATGGAACTGCCGCACTATCTGGATCACATCGAGGAGGGAAGCCTGATCATCGTTCCGGGCGACCGCTCCGACATCATACTCGGCAGCCTGCTCGCCGATGCGTCGAATAGCTACCCGCACATCGCCGGCATCATCCTGACCGGGGGGCTGCGACCGGCGCCCCAGGTGGAACGCTTGATCGGCGGGTTGCGGGCGTCCCCGGTGCCCGTGATCCTGGTGCCTACGGATACGTACACCACGGCCCTCCAAGTGAGTGCCCTGCAAGGCGTGCTTTCGCCCTCCAACCCCCGAAAGATCGCCGCGGCCCTCGGTGTCGTCGAAGCCCACGTGAATGCGGTCGAAATCAGGAGCCGGTTGTCGGTCGGTCGCCCCGCCAAGGTCACCCCGCTCGTATTCGAGTACGAGATCATACAGCGGGCCCGATCCGAGCGGCGCCACATCGTTCTGCCCGAGGGCGACGAGGAACGTATCCTGCGCGCCGCGGAAATCCTCCGCATGCGCGATGTGGTGGATATCACCTTGCTGGGCAACGCCGTGGAAATAAACGAAAAAGCGGCCAAGCTCGGCATCACCCTGCCGGGGGTGAAGGTGATAGATCCACTGGCGTCGGAGCGCCGGCAAGAATACGCCGATGCCTATTACGAACTGCGCAAGCACAAGGGAATTTCATCCCAGATGGCTGTCGACCTCATGGCCGACGTCAGTTATTTCGGCACCATGATGGTCCAGTTCGGCGAGGCGGACGGCATGGTGTCGGGTTCCGCCCATACGACCCAGCACACCATCCGTCCGGCCTTGGAAATCATCAAGACCCGGCCGGACTGTTCGATCGTATCGAGCGTATTTTTCATCTGTCTGGCCGACCGCGTGCTGGTGTTCGGGGACTGCGCCGTCAATCCGGACCCCGATCCGGAGCAGCTGGCGGATATCGCCGTCAGTTCCGCCGATACGGCCGCCCTGTTCGGCATCCAGCCGCTCGTTGCGATGCTCAGCTATTCCACCGGCGAATCCGGCAAAGGCGTCGAGGTGGATAAGGTGCGGGAGGCGACCAGGATCGCCAGGACGCGTCGCCCCGACCTTAAAATCGACGGGCCGATCCAATACGATGCCGCCGTGGATGCGGGGGTGGCGAAGACCAAGCTGCCCGGCAGCGAGGTCGCTGGACAGGCCACGGTTTTCATCTTTCCCGATCTGAACACGGGTAACAATACCTACAAGGCGGTGCAGCGAGCGGCCAACGCGGTGGCCGTCGGACCGGTGCTGCAGGGTTTGAACAAGCCGGTGAATGATTTGAGTCGGGGCTGCAGCGTCACCGACATCGTGAGCACCGTGGCGATCACGGCGATCCAGGCGCAAAGCTTGTCGGTTCCTTGA
- a CDS encoding sensor histidine kinase — MSKPAEAKRFSLAESSKLALAGGLLLLGMALPAAAGPLRTGLMGYGESDLSPARSIFDENLRSTAIESDPLSRRKEPSFWETYRGWIIAIVAVMVVQAVLIAALLVERRRRRQTRAELLESEKRMSLAANAMGVGMWLWDIARDDIWASPQARALYGITESETIDFERFLRSVHPADRKTTRKAVENALADGREFSVQYRVVPHEGEVRWVSVHGQVESVTAGRPGAIAWVSIDVTDRKSAELEAEQHRNELVRMARVGLLGQLSGSLAHELNQPLASILSNAQAAQRLLRQEPVDLEEIRDIFKDIVEEDQRAVEVIRRLRSLFNRGELQRQPLDMSEVAGVVLKLMHSDLLTRHVLLFEELAKGLPAVSADRVQLQQVLLNLIVNACESMAENHPDDRRLMVRTGRGDGGEVMVEVVDAGKGLDSSVADRLFEPFFTTKSCGIGMGLAICRSIIEAHGGWITFTNNADRGATFRVSLPVMESIGR, encoded by the coding sequence GTGAGTAAACCGGCGGAGGCTAAGCGGTTCAGCCTCGCCGAGAGTAGCAAGTTGGCCCTGGCAGGTGGGCTGCTCCTTCTGGGTATGGCACTGCCCGCGGCCGCCGGACCGCTCCGGACCGGGCTCATGGGCTACGGCGAGAGCGACCTGTCGCCGGCCAGATCGATCTTCGACGAAAACCTCCGTTCCACCGCGATCGAGTCCGACCCTTTGTCGCGCCGCAAAGAGCCGAGTTTTTGGGAAACCTACCGCGGATGGATCATCGCCATAGTTGCGGTGATGGTGGTGCAGGCGGTGTTGATCGCCGCGCTCCTCGTCGAGCGTCGGCGGCGCAGGCAAACCCGCGCCGAACTGCTGGAGAGCGAGAAACGCATGAGTCTGGCCGCGAACGCCATGGGCGTGGGCATGTGGCTGTGGGACATCGCCCGCGATGACATCTGGGCCAGTCCCCAGGCGCGCGCCCTGTACGGCATAACGGAGTCCGAGACGATCGATTTCGAGCGGTTTCTGCGCAGCGTGCATCCCGCGGACCGTAAAACCACGCGAAAAGCCGTCGAAAATGCCCTGGCCGATGGCCGCGAATTCTCGGTGCAGTACCGGGTGGTCCCGCACGAGGGCGAAGTGCGCTGGGTTTCGGTGCACGGGCAGGTGGAGTCCGTCACTGCTGGACGGCCGGGCGCTATCGCCTGGGTCTCCATCGATGTCACTGACCGCAAGTCCGCGGAGCTCGAGGCCGAGCAGCACCGTAACGAGCTGGTGCGCATGGCCCGCGTGGGACTCCTGGGACAACTCTCCGGGTCCCTTGCCCACGAACTGAATCAGCCCCTGGCATCGATACTCTCCAACGCCCAGGCCGCGCAGCGGTTACTGAGGCAGGAACCCGTCGATCTGGAGGAAATCCGCGACATATTCAAGGACATCGTCGAGGAGGATCAAAGGGCCGTCGAGGTCATTCGTCGGCTGCGCTCGCTGTTCAACCGCGGCGAGTTGCAGCGCCAGCCCCTGGATATGAGCGAGGTCGCAGGCGTAGTCCTGAAGCTCATGCACAGCGATCTTCTGACCCGCCATGTGCTGCTCTTCGAGGAGCTGGCGAAGGGCTTGCCGGCCGTCTCGGCCGACCGTGTGCAGTTGCAGCAGGTGTTGCTCAACCTCATCGTCAACGCCTGCGAGTCCATGGCCGAGAACCATCCGGACGACCGGCGGCTCATGGTGCGCACCGGGCGGGGCGACGGCGGGGAAGTCATGGTCGAGGTGGTCGATGCGGGCAAGGGCCTCGATTCCAGCGTGGCAGATCGTCTATTCGAACCGTTCTTCACCACCAAGTCGTGCGGTATCGGCATGGGTCTCGCCATTTGCCGCTCCATCATCGAAGCGCATGGGGGTTGGATCACGTTCACCAACAATGCGGATCGCGGAGCGACGTTCCGCGTCAGCCTGCCGGTCATGGAGAGTATCGGCCGATGA
- a CDS encoding fatty acid cis/trans isomerase: MRMLLALVLVVLVAGCATYGRYQWDQRYGPANSERFDRLQRLAAAVDYRRDVKPILDNRCVVCHACYDAPCQLQLGSYEGITRGGHKDKVYDALRLLAVEPTRIFLDARTNAEWRDRGFHPVLNERRQTPEANREVGVLARLLTLKRRLDFPYSGLLPQERYDFSLDREQQCTAIEEIDRFESEHPEWGMPYGLPPLTGQEHQTVMQWLEAGAPASPAPALTPEQNAHVAEWEALLNGADLKTQLMSRYIYEHWFLAHLYFDDLPLGDYFELVRSRTPPGQPIDLIATRRPFDDPGAARVYYRLRPHASTLVAKTHMPYALNAARMARIKGWFLDEPYAVTSLPSYDPKIAANPFIAFEQLPVNARYRLMLDEAQFTVMGFIKGPVCRGQVALNVVTDHFWIAFVHPDVPLFNENADFLASVLRNVNLPVEQASNARLIKWLSYSREETDYLHRKSELLNQRFRGDDGPRLSMLWDGDGVNRNAALTVFRHFDSASVVQGLVGDRPQTALVIGYALLERIHYLLVAGFDVYGNTAHQLEARLYMDFLRMEGEMNFLSLLPKDDRNAVRDQWYRGASDDVKAYLNGSKTYFAGNTGVHYQTGDSLTELYGQWKGYMAPVLDHRYDLSAEGPDDTSFALLNKLAALRGRAVSHFPESSFLTVRGADGRDRNYTLIRNSAHSNVSELLSEDKRLLPDEDTLLVARGFIGAYPNALYRVPSHRLAAFVKLAGNIRSDQDYAALAERFAIRRTDPRFWAHSDAVYEAFRQAEPVEAALFDYNRLENR; this comes from the coding sequence ATGCGTATGCTCCTCGCGCTTGTCCTCGTAGTCCTAGTGGCGGGTTGCGCCACATACGGCCGCTATCAATGGGACCAGCGCTACGGCCCGGCCAATTCCGAGCGCTTCGATCGCCTACAGCGCCTCGCCGCGGCGGTGGATTACCGGCGCGATGTCAAACCCATCCTCGACAATCGCTGCGTGGTTTGCCATGCCTGCTACGACGCGCCCTGCCAGTTGCAGCTCGGCAGTTACGAGGGCATAACCCGCGGCGGCCACAAGGACAAGGTATACGATGCCTTGCGCCTGCTGGCGGTGGAACCGACGCGCATTTTCCTGGATGCGCGGACCAACGCCGAATGGCGTGACCGAGGTTTTCATCCGGTGCTCAACGAGCGCAGGCAAACGCCCGAAGCCAACCGCGAGGTGGGCGTGTTGGCGCGCCTGCTGACTCTCAAGCGCCGCCTGGACTTTCCATATAGTGGCCTGCTACCGCAGGAGCGCTATGATTTTTCCCTCGACCGCGAGCAGCAGTGTACGGCCATCGAGGAAATCGACCGCTTCGAGTCGGAGCATCCGGAATGGGGCATGCCCTACGGTCTTCCGCCTCTGACCGGGCAGGAACATCAAACCGTGATGCAATGGCTGGAGGCGGGCGCTCCCGCGTCTCCCGCGCCTGCGCTCACGCCCGAGCAGAACGCGCATGTCGCCGAGTGGGAGGCCTTGCTCAACGGAGCGGATCTCAAGACGCAATTGATGAGCCGGTATATCTATGAGCATTGGTTCCTGGCGCATCTCTATTTCGACGATCTACCCCTCGGCGACTACTTCGAACTGGTCCGCTCCCGGACACCGCCGGGGCAGCCCATCGATCTCATCGCTACGCGCCGTCCTTTCGATGATCCCGGCGCGGCGCGGGTCTATTACCGCTTGCGTCCGCACGCCTCCACGCTGGTTGCGAAGACCCACATGCCCTACGCCCTCAATGCGGCGCGTATGGCCCGCATCAAGGGCTGGTTCCTGGACGAACCCTACGCCGTGACTTCGCTGCCGTCCTATGATCCCAAGATCGCGGCGAATCCATTCATCGCCTTCGAACAACTGCCGGTGAACGCCCGCTATCGGCTGATGTTGGACGAAGCTCAGTTCACCGTCATGGGCTTCATCAAGGGGCCCGTTTGCCGCGGCCAGGTGGCGCTCAACGTCGTCACCGACCATTTCTGGATCGCCTTCGTCCATCCCGATGTCCCGCTGTTCAACGAAAACGCGGACTTTCTGGCCAGCGTATTGAGAAACGTCAACTTGCCGGTCGAACAGGCAAGCAACGCGCGCCTGATCAAATGGCTGTCGTACTCGCGCGAAGAAACCGATTATTTGCATCGCAAATCCGAGCTCTTGAACCAGCGCTTCCGAGGCGACGACGGTCCCAGGCTGTCCATGTTGTGGGATGGGGACGGAGTCAATCGCAACGCGGCCCTAACGGTATTCCGCCATTTCGACAGCGCCAGCGTGGTGCAGGGTCTGGTCGGCGACCGGCCACAAACCGCCCTCGTCATCGGTTATGCCTTGCTGGAGCGCATTCACTATCTGCTGGTGGCCGGCTTCGACGTCTACGGTAACACCGCGCATCAATTGGAGGCCCGCCTTTACATGGATTTTCTGCGCATGGAAGGCGAAATGAATTTCCTCTCCCTGTTGCCCAAAGACGACCGCAACGCCGTCCGCGACCAGTGGTATCGGGGAGCGAGCGACGATGTGAAGGCGTATTTGAACGGCAGCAAAACCTATTTCGCAGGGAATACGGGCGTTCACTACCAAACCGGCGATTCCCTGACCGAATTGTATGGCCAGTGGAAAGGCTATATGGCGCCCGTGCTGGATCATCGTTACGACCTGAGCGCAGAGGGACCGGACGACACGAGTTTTGCCCTGCTCAATAAACTTGCCGCATTGCGGGGCAGGGCGGTTTCCCATTTTCCGGAATCCAGTTTCCTGACCGTGCGCGGCGCGGATGGCCGCGATCGCAATTACACCCTGATCCGCAACAGCGCCCACAGCAATGTCTCCGAGCTGTTGTCGGAGGACAAGCGGCTCCTGCCGGACGAGGATACTCTCCTGGTGGCTCGAGGCTTTATCGGCGCCTATCCCAACGCTCTTTACCGCGTGCCCAGCCATCGGCTGGCGGCCTTCGTGAAGCTCGCCGGCAATATCCGTTCGGACCAGGACTACGCGGCGCTCGCGGAACGCTTTGCCATACGCCGTACCGATCCGCGCTTTTGGGCTCACAGCGACGCCGTGTACGAGGCCTTTCGGCAGGCGGAACCGGTCGAAGCCGCGCTGTTCGATTACAACCGCCTGGAAAACCGCTAG
- a CDS encoding mechanosensitive ion channel family protein codes for MNSGRSAPKIYGGEPDWANFSRHLIIGLLWWALAVAAPACLAAKDGAGMSDSASPEAAFDTAAVKLDGSVLFRVRGISALPAAERAGNISERIENIARDPEVGAEMLRTVESDVMTEIMAGDRLIVSVIDADAKIEGVRRQVLAGALARRIGKAIEDYRRARSPEVLLKNGLYALLATVVLALALVLLVWLARRLDALMERRWRKHIQGLGVQSFEIVRAERVWAALSGALGAGRGLAILAVGLVYLHFVLSLFPWTHELAEGLLATVVDPLAAIVRGIVADIPDLAFLAVLIILVRYGLKLTRFFFDGVARRLVSISGFEPQWAWPTYKILRIAVIAFALVVAYPYIPGSESAAFKGVSLFLGVVFSLGSSSVIANTIAGYALIYRRAFTLGDRVSINDMIGDVIEMRLQVTHLRSLKNEEIIVPNSLILNSQVINYSSLAHAQGLVLHTVVGIGYEVPWRQVEAMLLMAADRTPGLLKEPRPYILQKSLGDFAVNYELNVHCDDASAMMALYTALHRNILDVFNEYEVQIMTPAYVSDPEQLKVVPKAQWYAAPAPSKGAEERLSSER; via the coding sequence ATGAATTCCGGCAGATCGGCTCCCAAAATCTACGGCGGCGAACCGGACTGGGCCAACTTTTCCCGCCACCTGATCATCGGTCTGCTGTGGTGGGCTCTGGCCGTGGCTGCGCCCGCTTGCCTGGCGGCCAAGGATGGCGCGGGCATGTCCGATTCCGCGAGCCCGGAAGCCGCATTCGACACCGCTGCGGTGAAACTGGACGGCAGCGTCCTATTCCGGGTGCGCGGCATATCGGCACTCCCCGCCGCTGAACGGGCCGGTAATATCAGCGAGCGTATCGAGAACATCGCGCGGGATCCCGAGGTCGGCGCCGAGATGCTCAGGACCGTGGAGTCCGACGTCATGACCGAGATCATGGCGGGGGATAGACTCATCGTGAGCGTCATCGATGCGGACGCCAAGATCGAGGGCGTCAGGCGGCAGGTACTCGCAGGGGCCCTGGCACGGCGAATCGGCAAAGCGATCGAGGACTACCGTCGAGCCCGCAGTCCCGAAGTCTTGCTGAAAAACGGACTTTACGCCTTGCTTGCCACGGTCGTGCTGGCGCTCGCCCTGGTCCTCCTGGTCTGGCTGGCGCGCAGACTCGATGCGCTCATGGAGCGACGATGGCGTAAACATATCCAGGGCCTGGGTGTGCAATCCTTTGAGATCGTGCGCGCCGAGCGTGTCTGGGCTGCGCTGAGCGGCGCGTTGGGTGCGGGGCGCGGCCTGGCCATTCTGGCCGTCGGCCTGGTCTACCTGCACTTCGTCCTGTCCTTGTTTCCCTGGACGCACGAGTTGGCCGAAGGCTTGCTGGCCACGGTGGTCGACCCGCTGGCAGCTATCGTGCGCGGCATCGTCGCCGACATTCCCGACCTGGCTTTCCTCGCCGTCCTGATCATTCTCGTCCGCTACGGACTGAAGCTGACGCGCTTCTTCTTTGACGGCGTTGCACGCCGATTGGTATCAATTTCCGGGTTCGAGCCTCAATGGGCGTGGCCGACCTACAAGATACTTCGTATAGCCGTCATCGCGTTCGCCCTGGTGGTGGCCTATCCCTACATTCCCGGTTCGGAATCGGCCGCATTCAAAGGCGTATCGCTGTTTCTGGGCGTGGTGTTCTCGCTGGGCTCGTCCTCGGTCATTGCAAACACGATAGCCGGTTACGCCTTGATCTACCGGCGCGCCTTCACGCTCGGCGACCGGGTGAGTATCAACGACATGATCGGCGATGTGATCGAAATGCGGCTGCAGGTGACGCATCTGCGCTCCCTCAAGAACGAGGAAATCATCGTTCCCAATTCGTTGATACTCAACAGCCAGGTCATCAACTACAGCTCGCTCGCCCACGCGCAGGGCTTGGTCCTGCACACCGTGGTGGGCATAGGCTACGAAGTGCCCTGGCGGCAGGTGGAAGCCATGCTGCTCATGGCCGCGGACCGTACGCCGGGCCTGCTGAAGGAGCCCCGCCCCTACATCCTGCAAAAGTCGCTCGGCGACTTCGCGGTCAACTACGAGCTCAACGTCCATTGCGACGACGCGTCTGCGATGATGGCGCTCTACACCGCGCTCCATCGCAACATCCTGGATGTGTTCAACGAATACGAGGTGCAGATCATGACGCCCGCCTACGTGAGCGACCCCGAACAGCTCAAGGTGGTGCCTAAGGCACAGTGGTACGCGGCGCCGGCACCGAGCAAAGGCGCTGAAGAGCGGCTTTCTTCCGAGCGCTAG
- a CDS encoding response regulator transcription factor encodes MTPAEPTVFLVDDDPALLKALERLLKSAGYRVAAYASAEAFLNSYDAEQAGCLLLDLAMPGMSGLDLQRWIGDTGAGLPIVFLTGHGDIPASVRAMKGGAVDFLTKPVADEVLFATIREALERDAAARLSRHERALTLCRIASLTPRELEVLEHVVAGKLNKQIAAELGTVEKTIKVHRARVMQKMQAHSLAELVRLAELAGHAPSPFTALSDA; translated from the coding sequence ATGACGCCCGCGGAGCCCACCGTCTTCCTGGTCGACGACGACCCGGCGCTGCTCAAGGCCCTGGAGCGCCTGCTGAAATCAGCCGGTTACCGCGTCGCAGCCTACGCAAGTGCCGAAGCGTTTCTGAACTCATACGATGCCGAACAAGCCGGTTGCCTGCTGCTGGACCTCGCCATGCCGGGCATGAGCGGCCTGGACCTGCAGCGGTGGATCGGCGATACCGGCGCCGGCCTGCCTATCGTGTTCCTCACCGGTCACGGCGACATCCCGGCCAGCGTTCGGGCGATGAAGGGCGGCGCGGTGGATTTTCTCACCAAGCCGGTGGCCGACGAGGTGCTGTTCGCGACCATACGGGAAGCGCTCGAACGCGATGCCGCGGCCAGGCTCAGCCGCCATGAACGAGCCCTGACCCTATGCCGCATTGCCTCGCTCACGCCGCGCGAACTCGAAGTGCTTGAGCACGTGGTGGCCGGGAAACTCAACAAGCAAATCGCCGCCGAACTCGGTACCGTCGAAAAGACCATCAAAGTCCACCGCGCCCGGGTCATGCAAAAGATGCAGGCGCATTCTCTCGCAGAGCTTGTGCGGCTGGCCGAACTCGCCGGCCACGCTCCCAGCCCCTTTACCGCGCTGTCCGACGCCTGA
- a CDS encoding response regulator transcription factor — translation MESSKVLAAIVDDELPVRKAVGRLLRSAGLEVQCFGSGAEFIDALAGGRPDCVILDVHMPGMTGFDVQARLHASGIRLPVIFITAFDDPDAAQRLEQAGAAGFLRKPFTDEELLQAIRLAVGAGDSKTERR, via the coding sequence ATGGAATCCTCAAAAGTCCTAGCTGCCATCGTCGACGACGAACTGCCGGTACGCAAGGCGGTCGGCCGGTTGCTGAGATCCGCCGGACTCGAGGTCCAGTGCTTCGGTTCAGGCGCCGAGTTCATCGATGCGCTCGCGGGGGGGCGGCCGGATTGCGTGATTCTGGATGTCCACATGCCGGGAATGACCGGCTTCGACGTGCAGGCGCGGCTCCATGCCAGCGGCATCCGCCTGCCGGTCATCTTCATCACGGCGTTCGATGATCCCGATGCGGCGCAGCGCCTGGAACAAGCCGGCGCGGCGGGATTCCTGCGCAAGCCCTTCACCGACGAGGAGTTGCTGCAGGCCATCCGGCTCGCCGTGGGGGCAGGGGATTCCAAGACCGAACGGCGATAA
- a CDS encoding DUF2252 domain-containing protein, translating to MNTTKKNTKRSTAGGNTAQDQAPVFRSREERLVAGKSLRDKVPRQSHAGWKPPPARRDPIDVLIDSNKDRMPELVPIRYGRMLRSPFTFLRGSAGLMAYDLSSTPNTGVRVQACGDCHLLNFGLFATPERNLVFDINDFDETLPAPWEWDVKRLAASFAVAGRDNQLPDEEARDAAVACAGAYREKLRDYSKLSPLEVWYDRLDAETLIALAPDAKVKKYREEMAEKARVRIGDHLFPKIATSVGGHPRLIDQPPVLFHVADEDHEERVLEALEAYRLSLPDERRVLFDRYRLADSAVKVVGIGSVGTRCLVLLFFSAENHPLLLQFKEACPSVLEPYAGKSAYKNHGQRVVVGQRLMQSSSDIFLGWCRGRRGYDFFGRQIRDMKLSIPIEEISAKQLKRYAGLCGWTLARAHAKSGDAATISGYLGKSDVFDQAIGDFALAYADQTARDHAALVAAERSGRIEALIEENL from the coding sequence ATGAATACAACCAAGAAAAATACCAAGAGATCGACTGCCGGCGGGAACACCGCCCAGGATCAAGCCCCGGTCTTCCGCTCGCGCGAAGAACGTCTGGTTGCCGGCAAGAGCTTGCGCGACAAGGTGCCGCGTCAGAGCCACGCCGGTTGGAAACCCCCACCCGCCCGACGCGACCCCATCGACGTTCTGATAGATTCCAACAAGGATCGCATGCCGGAGCTGGTGCCCATCCGCTATGGGCGCATGCTGCGCAGCCCATTCACCTTTTTGCGCGGCTCGGCTGGGTTGATGGCCTATGACTTGTCCTCCACCCCAAACACCGGTGTACGCGTGCAGGCCTGCGGGGACTGCCATCTGCTCAACTTCGGCTTGTTTGCCACCCCCGAACGCAATCTGGTGTTCGACATCAACGACTTCGACGAAACCCTGCCCGCACCCTGGGAGTGGGATGTCAAACGCCTGGCGGCCAGTTTCGCGGTGGCCGGGCGCGATAACCAACTCCCCGATGAGGAAGCCAGGGACGCCGCCGTTGCGTGTGCGGGCGCTTACCGGGAGAAGCTGCGGGATTATTCGAAGCTGAGCCCTCTGGAAGTCTGGTATGACCGCCTGGACGCCGAAACCCTCATTGCCCTGGCGCCTGACGCCAAGGTCAAAAAATACCGGGAAGAGATGGCCGAAAAGGCCCGTGTACGGATCGGCGACCACCTCTTCCCCAAGATTGCCACCTCGGTCGGCGGGCACCCTCGTTTGATCGATCAACCGCCGGTGCTTTTTCATGTCGCCGACGAGGACCATGAAGAAAGAGTTCTCGAGGCCCTGGAAGCCTATCGCCTATCCCTGCCCGACGAGCGCCGCGTCCTGTTCGATCGCTATCGGCTGGCAGACAGTGCCGTAAAAGTGGTCGGCATCGGCAGCGTGGGAACGCGCTGTTTGGTTCTGTTGTTTTTCTCGGCGGAAAATCATCCCCTGCTCCTGCAATTCAAGGAGGCCTGCCCCTCGGTGCTCGAACCCTACGCAGGCAAGAGCGCTTACAAGAATCACGGCCAGCGGGTGGTCGTCGGACAAAGGCTGATGCAGTCCTCCAGCGACATCTTCCTGGGCTGGTGCCGGGGCCGGCGCGGCTACGATTTCTTCGGGCGCCAGATACGGGACATGAAACTTTCCATTCCGATCGAAGAAATTTCGGCCAAGCAACTGAAACGGTACGCCGGATTATGCGGCTGGACCCTGGCCCGCGCCCACGCCAAATCGGGGGATGCGGCGACCATCAGCGGCTATCTGGGCAAGTCGGATGTCTTCGACCAGGCCATCGGAGACTTTGCCTTGGCTTACGCGGACCAGACCGCGCGGGACCATGCGGCACTGGTGGCGGCGGAGCGGTCGGGCCGCATCGAAGCCTTGATCGAGGAGAATTTGTGA